A stretch of the Microcella sp. genome encodes the following:
- a CDS encoding ABC transporter permease, producing MAEATATPRLLTGSRFGISKGLLTVLISTIALIVLSAVLAPSSVSQGAVLGMLPFAAVLAIVGLGQMLVVQQGGIDLSVPGSVSLAVVIVTHMPNENDAMLLPAVLVAFAWAIGAGLLNGFMVGRLGLNPIIATLGTNALLFGAVLGISGGIPRTTTNLLSEIAGGRTLGIPHAVLFALAFLALVTIMVKKTVVGRRFKAVGASPAAARATGLRYRTHQGAAYVWAQLLFASAGILLAGITNQPTAFQGNSYLLTSVAVVVLGGTSLLGGRGFPAATVVAALFLSQLDQFVLALGVPFAVRTLVQAAALAIGVAIYTVNWTALRQRFAPPSVAAAPATP from the coding sequence ATGGCCGAGGCCACCGCAACGCCGAGACTGCTCACCGGCTCACGGTTCGGAATCTCCAAGGGCCTCCTCACGGTGCTCATCTCGACGATCGCCCTTATCGTGCTCAGCGCGGTGCTTGCTCCGAGTTCTGTCTCGCAAGGCGCGGTTCTTGGCATGCTCCCCTTCGCCGCGGTCTTGGCGATCGTCGGTCTCGGCCAGATGCTCGTGGTGCAGCAGGGCGGCATCGATCTGTCGGTTCCCGGTTCGGTGTCTCTCGCCGTCGTGATCGTCACGCACATGCCGAACGAGAACGACGCCATGCTGCTGCCAGCGGTACTCGTCGCCTTCGCCTGGGCGATCGGAGCGGGGCTTCTCAACGGCTTCATGGTCGGCCGCCTCGGCCTGAACCCCATCATCGCCACTCTCGGAACCAATGCTCTGCTTTTCGGAGCAGTGCTTGGCATTTCGGGTGGCATTCCGCGCACGACGACCAATCTGCTCAGCGAGATCGCGGGCGGTCGTACTCTCGGCATTCCGCACGCGGTGCTTTTCGCCCTCGCCTTTCTCGCACTCGTGACGATCATGGTGAAGAAGACGGTCGTCGGCCGACGATTCAAAGCAGTCGGCGCCAGCCCAGCTGCGGCGCGGGCGACGGGCCTGCGTTATCGCACCCACCAGGGCGCTGCGTACGTGTGGGCGCAGCTGCTCTTCGCGAGCGCAGGAATCCTGCTCGCGGGCATCACCAACCAACCCACCGCCTTCCAAGGCAACAGCTATCTGTTGACCTCGGTCGCGGTCGTCGTGCTCGGGGGAACCTCGCTGCTCGGCGGTCGGGGCTTTCCGGCGGCCACGGTGGTGGCCGCCCTATTCCTCAGTCAGCTCGACCAGTTCGTGCTGGCTCTGGGCGTGCCGTTCGCGGTGCGCACACTCGTCCAGGCCGCCGCTCTCGCGATCGGCGTCGCGATCTACACGGTCAACTGGACGGCACTACGGCAACGATTCGCCCCACCATCGGTCGCTGCTGCTCCTGCAACACCCTGA
- a CDS encoding SDR family NAD(P)-dependent oxidoreductase, with amino-acid sequence MAGRLHGRTIVVTGGASGIGAALCEGFASEGAHSVIADLNVEAAQAHAQRITDAGGSAMAVRVDVTDRDSVQAGIAAAVDRYGRLDAYFNNAGMNSPMKYLDVTESNFDLIMKVNVLGVLVGTQEAAKQFIAQGTPGKVVNTASIAGRTGFSSFAPYSAAKAAVISLTQSGARALAENGITVNGFAPGVVATPLWTKLDKELDEIGEGQNGFDSMSSSILLGRPADPSDIVPTGIFLAGPDSDYITGQIIPIEGGMILV; translated from the coding sequence ATGGCAGGACGATTGCACGGTCGCACGATCGTCGTGACCGGCGGCGCATCGGGTATAGGTGCCGCACTCTGCGAAGGCTTCGCCTCAGAAGGAGCCCACTCCGTCATTGCCGACCTGAATGTCGAGGCGGCGCAGGCCCACGCGCAGCGCATCACCGACGCGGGCGGAAGCGCGATGGCAGTGCGCGTCGACGTCACCGATCGCGACTCGGTTCAGGCCGGGATCGCCGCAGCTGTCGACCGCTATGGTCGCCTCGACGCCTACTTCAACAACGCGGGCATGAATTCACCCATGAAGTATCTCGACGTCACCGAGTCGAACTTTGACCTGATCATGAAAGTCAATGTGCTGGGCGTTCTCGTCGGCACGCAAGAGGCGGCGAAGCAGTTCATCGCCCAGGGCACGCCGGGCAAGGTTGTGAACACCGCGTCCATCGCCGGTCGAACGGGCTTCTCGAGTTTCGCGCCCTATAGCGCTGCGAAGGCGGCCGTCATCTCGTTGACGCAATCGGGGGCGCGGGCGCTCGCCGAGAACGGCATCACGGTCAACGGATTCGCCCCGGGCGTCGTCGCGACCCCGCTTTGGACAAAGCTCGACAAAGAGCTCGACGAGATCGGCGAGGGCCAGAACGGCTTCGACTCGATGTCGAGCTCGATTCTGCTCGGCCGCCCGGCCGACCCGAGCGACATCGTTCCCACCGGCATCTTCTTGGCGGGGCCCGACAGCGACTACATCACCGGCCAGATCATTCCCATCGAGGGCGGCATGATCCTCGTCTGA
- a CDS encoding SDR family oxidoreductase, giving the protein MNTAHTRRALVVGATGIAGQTVSRQLVEAGWEVHGLARRGNSMVEGVTPIQADLLDADATAVALAGLAPEIVIVTAWIRKDTEAENIAVNSATLRNLFAALEPDGGVRHVALLTGLKHYLGPFEDYATGVKAETPFHESEPRLPSPNFYYAQEDELFAAAERMGFTWSVHRSHTVFGFAVDNAMNMVLTLSVYATICKELGQTFVYPGSVEQWNFVTDVTDAELLGEQLVWASTHEAGENEAFNIANGDVFRWRWLWPQIAAHFGVEWEGPTDTPRTLVDSMSEVAPEIWKRIAEREGLVESDVTKLASWWHSDSDLGREVECITDMTKSREAGFLNFRSTVTSFVDTVARYREAKLLP; this is encoded by the coding sequence ATGAACACTGCACACACCCGGCGCGCGCTTGTCGTCGGTGCCACCGGCATCGCTGGCCAGACGGTCAGCCGTCAACTCGTCGAGGCGGGGTGGGAGGTTCACGGCCTCGCGCGGCGCGGCAACTCGATGGTGGAGGGCGTCACCCCGATTCAGGCAGACCTTCTCGATGCTGACGCCACCGCGGTGGCACTCGCCGGTCTCGCGCCCGAGATCGTGATCGTCACCGCCTGGATACGCAAAGACACCGAGGCCGAGAACATCGCGGTCAACAGTGCGACACTGCGCAATCTCTTCGCCGCGCTCGAGCCCGACGGCGGTGTGCGGCACGTGGCGTTGCTCACCGGTCTCAAGCACTACCTCGGCCCCTTCGAGGACTACGCGACCGGCGTCAAGGCCGAGACCCCGTTCCACGAATCAGAGCCGCGACTGCCCAGCCCCAACTTCTATTACGCGCAAGAAGACGAACTGTTCGCGGCCGCCGAGCGCATGGGCTTCACCTGGAGCGTGCACCGTTCGCACACCGTCTTCGGCTTCGCTGTCGACAACGCCATGAATATGGTGCTGACCCTCTCTGTCTACGCGACCATCTGCAAAGAGCTCGGCCAGACATTCGTCTACCCCGGCTCGGTCGAGCAGTGGAACTTCGTGACTGACGTGACCGACGCAGAACTGCTCGGCGAGCAGCTCGTGTGGGCATCCACTCACGAAGCGGGCGAGAACGAGGCGTTCAATATCGCCAACGGCGACGTCTTCCGTTGGCGCTGGCTGTGGCCTCAGATCGCTGCGCACTTCGGTGTCGAGTGGGAAGGTCCGACAGACACACCGCGCACCCTCGTCGACTCGATGAGCGAGGTGGCTCCGGAGATCTGGAAGCGCATCGCCGAGAGAGAGGGTCTCGTCGAGAGCGACGTCACCAAGCTCGCGTCGTGGTGGCACAGTGACAGCGACCTCGGCCGCGAGGTCGAGTGCATCACCGACATGACGAAGAGTCGCGAGGCCGGGTTCTTGAACTTCCGGTCGACCGTGACGAGCTTCGTCGACACGGTGGCCCGGTATCGCGAGGCGAAGCTGCTGCCCTGA
- a CDS encoding zinc-dependent alcohol dehydrogenase, producing the protein MKALQYVSVDTPQVDELPIPEIGDDEVLVAARSVGVCHSDIELLEGRYIIPFQYPIIPGHEWSGEVMAVGSKVTGLAKGDGVVGECVIGDDHFGFSISGAAAEFFVAKESWLHKLPEGVSWTNAALVEPFSVAYYALMRVGNVNASDTLVVLGAGPIGLCVTAASAKLGAKTIVVEPSEHRREKALSLGADFAVSPDDLAAVLARESGGRGASVVIEATGRPDVMAQALEIAAFKGRVGYIGIDVGREAPAKLGLIQSKELTITGSIGSPGVWPDTLRFMAQAGIDLTSLVTQRFDVDTATDAVAAARNPAETIKAHIEFDASL; encoded by the coding sequence ATGAAGGCACTGCAATACGTCTCGGTCGACACCCCTCAGGTCGACGAGCTGCCCATTCCCGAGATCGGCGACGATGAGGTGCTCGTGGCAGCACGCTCGGTCGGCGTGTGCCACAGCGACATTGAGTTGCTCGAGGGCCGCTACATCATCCCGTTCCAGTACCCCATCATTCCGGGTCACGAGTGGTCGGGCGAGGTCATGGCTGTCGGATCGAAGGTGACCGGCCTTGCCAAGGGCGACGGCGTGGTGGGCGAGTGCGTGATCGGCGATGATCACTTCGGCTTCTCGATCAGCGGCGCGGCCGCTGAGTTTTTCGTCGCGAAAGAGTCGTGGCTGCACAAGCTGCCCGAAGGCGTCTCGTGGACGAACGCCGCGCTCGTCGAACCCTTCAGCGTGGCGTACTACGCGCTCATGCGGGTCGGAAACGTGAACGCGAGCGACACGCTGGTCGTGCTCGGTGCCGGCCCGATCGGCCTCTGCGTCACGGCCGCGTCGGCCAAGCTCGGCGCCAAGACGATCGTCGTCGAGCCGAGCGAGCACCGACGAGAGAAGGCGCTGTCACTGGGGGCAGACTTCGCGGTCTCGCCCGACGACCTCGCGGCTGTGCTCGCTCGCGAGAGCGGCGGGCGCGGGGCGAGTGTCGTGATCGAGGCGACGGGTCGCCCCGACGTCATGGCGCAGGCACTCGAGATCGCGGCGTTCAAAGGACGCGTCGGCTACATCGGCATCGATGTGGGTCGCGAAGCGCCTGCGAAGCTCGGGCTGATTCAGTCGAAAGAACTCACGATCACGGGCTCGATCGGTTCACCGGGTGTTTGGCCCGACACGCTGCGGTTCATGGCCCAGGCTGGCATCGACCTCACCTCGCTCGTCACCCAGCGTTTCGATGTCGACACCGCGACCGATGCGGTGGCGGCTGCCCGCAACCCTGCCGAGACGATCAAGGCCCACATCGAGTTCGACGCGTCGCTGTAG
- a CDS encoding substrate-binding domain-containing protein — protein sequence MIHRKISAAIAAAGLTALVLTGCATDAGEEPTTPGEPVAGAPDWCGPEEAVVGLLDGFGGNSWRLVTTAAGADEVAKCPSVVEYLYADGQGDTQKSISDIQGMVASGADAIVVFPDAGEAMLPALRSAYEAGVVTVPYRVNPNGVDGEDYDIWVGADFVADGVAWGNWIQENFPDGANILFLSGPAGNSQGIDERTGFESVLTDPKYVFIGEQPYEVTNWDPALTQQVLTAAIARFDQIDVIVSDFGPSLVGALPEFENSGRSIPALVTSDGNVLSCFWEEKNASNPDFDLFTVATGNDNVRLAVQHAVARATGGVIPSETSFAAPVFEDSVSGSPNPVTCRDDLPGDIYLSAQMPADDQAALLQ from the coding sequence ATGATTCACCGCAAAATCTCCGCGGCAATCGCTGCTGCAGGACTGACGGCGCTTGTCCTGACGGGCTGCGCCACCGATGCGGGCGAAGAGCCCACCACCCCCGGCGAGCCCGTCGCCGGCGCACCCGACTGGTGCGGACCTGAGGAGGCCGTCGTCGGTCTGCTCGACGGTTTCGGTGGCAACAGCTGGCGTCTCGTGACGACGGCTGCCGGTGCCGACGAGGTCGCCAAGTGCCCGAGCGTTGTCGAGTACCTGTACGCCGACGGTCAGGGCGACACGCAGAAGTCGATCTCCGACATCCAGGGCATGGTCGCCTCGGGTGCCGACGCCATTGTTGTGTTCCCCGACGCTGGCGAGGCGATGCTCCCCGCACTGCGCAGCGCGTACGAAGCGGGCGTTGTCACGGTTCCGTATCGCGTCAACCCGAACGGCGTTGACGGCGAAGACTACGACATCTGGGTCGGCGCCGACTTCGTCGCCGATGGCGTCGCGTGGGGCAACTGGATCCAGGAGAACTTCCCGGATGGTGCCAACATCCTGTTCCTCTCGGGCCCGGCCGGCAACAGCCAGGGCATCGACGAGCGCACGGGCTTCGAGTCGGTGCTCACTGACCCGAAGTACGTGTTCATCGGGGAGCAGCCCTACGAGGTCACCAACTGGGACCCGGCACTCACGCAGCAGGTTCTGACCGCGGCAATCGCGCGCTTCGACCAGATCGACGTCATCGTGTCGGACTTCGGGCCGTCGCTTGTGGGCGCACTGCCCGAGTTCGAGAACAGCGGCCGCTCGATTCCCGCCCTCGTCACCTCTGACGGCAACGTGCTGAGCTGCTTCTGGGAGGAGAAGAACGCGTCGAACCCCGACTTCGATCTCTTCACGGTCGCGACCGGCAACGACAACGTTCGACTCGCCGTGCAGCACGCCGTGGCTCGCGCCACGGGCGGCGTCATCCCCAGCGAGACCTCGTTCGCCGCTCCGGTGTTCGAAGACTCCGTCAGTGGATCGCCCAACCCGGTGACGTGCCGCGACGACCTGCCCGGTGACATCTACCTGTCGGCGCAGATGCCGGCAGATGACCAGGCAGCACTCCTGCAGTAA
- a CDS encoding M24 family metallopeptidase, with protein MKSTGTTGMNGVDWEARVDFDRLRDDRLAKLKAELDRSDVGALLAFDFSNIRYMTATHIGTWAMDKLIRFSLLTRNTDPISWDFGSAAKHHKLYNPWLDVTTSEMDADPHSPHEGAKRPRLESGARAGISTLRGAFPPDAGIAEEVARKVKRELEKFGVADQPLGVDVIELPILFALQKEGIQVVDGQQIFLEARRIKTHDEIRLLTQAASMVDAAYENLYEFLRPGVRENEAVGLVAKTLYDLGSEYVEGVNAISGERCSPHPHVFSDRLIRPGDPAFFDILHSYNGYRTCYYRTFAVGSASRAQKDAYTRAREYMDRAIALVRPGATTADIVAVWPKAQEFGFADEEAAFALQYGHGVGLSIWEKPIFSRLTSFDHPELIEEGMVFALETYWPAADGWGAARIEEEVVVTATGCEVITKFPAEELLVAGKRYYAVGGELSTLRDSQSHLNTTDGRGGL; from the coding sequence ATGAAGAGCACCGGAACCACCGGCATGAACGGCGTCGACTGGGAGGCACGCGTCGATTTCGATCGGTTGCGGGATGACCGCCTCGCGAAGCTCAAGGCTGAACTCGACCGTTCTGACGTCGGTGCGCTGCTCGCCTTCGACTTTTCGAACATCCGTTACATGACCGCTACCCACATCGGCACGTGGGCGATGGACAAGCTCATCCGGTTCAGCTTGCTGACCCGCAACACCGACCCCATCTCGTGGGACTTCGGCTCGGCAGCGAAGCACCACAAGCTCTACAACCCGTGGCTCGACGTCACCACCTCAGAGATGGACGCCGACCCGCACTCGCCCCACGAAGGTGCGAAGCGACCGCGTCTCGAGAGCGGCGCGCGTGCCGGCATCTCGACGCTGCGCGGCGCGTTTCCGCCCGATGCCGGCATCGCTGAAGAGGTGGCCCGCAAGGTCAAGCGCGAACTCGAGAAGTTCGGCGTCGCCGACCAGCCGCTCGGCGTCGACGTGATCGAGCTACCTATTCTGTTCGCGCTGCAAAAAGAAGGCATTCAGGTCGTCGACGGCCAGCAGATCTTCCTCGAGGCGCGCCGCATCAAAACCCACGACGAGATTCGGCTGCTCACGCAGGCCGCCTCGATGGTCGACGCGGCCTACGAGAACCTCTACGAATTCTTGCGCCCCGGCGTGCGCGAGAACGAGGCGGTGGGCCTCGTCGCCAAGACGCTCTATGACCTCGGTTCAGAGTACGTCGAAGGTGTCAACGCGATCTCAGGTGAGCGCTGCTCGCCGCACCCGCACGTGTTCAGCGACCGTCTGATTCGCCCCGGCGACCCGGCGTTCTTCGACATTCTGCACAGCTACAACGGCTACCGCACCTGCTACTACCGCACCTTCGCGGTGGGGTCGGCGAGCCGCGCGCAGAAGGATGCTTACACCCGAGCACGCGAGTACATGGATCGCGCGATCGCACTGGTTAGGCCGGGCGCCACCACGGCAGACATCGTCGCGGTGTGGCCGAAAGCCCAAGAATTCGGATTCGCCGACGAAGAGGCCGCGTTCGCGTTGCAGTACGGCCACGGCGTCGGCCTGTCCATCTGGGAGAAGCCGATCTTCTCGCGCCTCACCTCGTTCGACCACCCCGAGCTCATCGAAGAGGGCATGGTGTTCGCCCTCGAGACCTATTGGCCCGCAGCTGACGGCTGGGGTGCTGCACGAATCGAAGAAGAGGTCGTCGTCACGGCCACCGGGTGCGAGGTCATCACGAAGTTTCCGGCCGAAGAGCTGCTCGTCGCGGGCAAGCGCTACTACGCGGTCGGCGGCGAGCTCAGTACGCTGCGCGACTCGCAGTCGCACCTCAACACGACCGACGGTCGTGGCGGGCTCTAG
- a CDS encoding 2,3-butanediol dehydrogenase, producing MRAAVFHDAKDIRVEEVAEPGALGPRDVRLKPFWCGICGTDLHEYAVGPIVIPTQPHTLNGSTAPQILGHEFSAEVLEVGGEVRSVRAGDRVSVMPLLFCGACYFCQRGLNHLCTSMACVGLSDQWGGIAEQAIVHESKVAKLPDSMSDMQGALVEPTAVAAYGVDKAQVRPGDTVLVTGLGPIGALASMYAAALGATVYMSEVNPKRQELARSLDVGVLLDPRSTDVAAELRDHTGGIGVDAVIECSGNEIALQTALAAVRASGNISQTGLHTKPAAIDPMVLSERDITLRGTWCYPVTDWPRIIDLIGRGRMDVEKVVSATIDMADIVEKGFETLLSPTGDQVKVLVRAY from the coding sequence ATGAGAGCAGCTGTCTTCCACGACGCCAAAGACATCCGGGTCGAAGAGGTCGCCGAGCCAGGAGCCCTCGGGCCCCGCGACGTGCGGCTCAAGCCGTTTTGGTGCGGCATCTGCGGCACCGACCTGCACGAGTATGCAGTCGGCCCCATCGTGATTCCGACCCAGCCCCACACGCTCAACGGATCGACCGCGCCGCAGATTCTCGGGCACGAGTTCTCTGCTGAGGTGCTCGAGGTGGGCGGCGAGGTGCGCAGCGTGCGTGCCGGTGATCGGGTGTCGGTCATGCCGCTGCTGTTCTGCGGAGCCTGCTACTTCTGCCAGCGCGGACTCAACCACCTGTGTACGTCGATGGCCTGCGTCGGACTCAGCGACCAGTGGGGAGGCATCGCCGAGCAGGCGATCGTGCACGAGTCGAAGGTCGCCAAGCTTCCTGACTCGATGTCAGACATGCAGGGAGCGCTCGTCGAGCCCACCGCGGTCGCCGCCTACGGCGTCGACAAGGCGCAGGTGCGCCCGGGCGACACCGTGCTCGTCACCGGTCTCGGGCCGATCGGCGCTCTCGCGTCGATGTACGCCGCGGCGCTCGGGGCGACGGTCTACATGTCTGAGGTCAACCCGAAGCGGCAAGAGCTCGCGCGGTCGCTCGATGTCGGAGTACTGCTCGACCCGCGCTCGACCGATGTGGCGGCCGAACTGCGTGACCACACGGGCGGCATTGGCGTCGACGCGGTGATCGAGTGCTCGGGCAACGAGATCGCGCTGCAGACCGCGCTCGCCGCGGTGCGGGCATCGGGCAACATCTCACAGACGGGCCTGCACACGAAGCCCGCCGCGATCGACCCCATGGTTCTGTCAGAGCGCGACATCACCCTGCGTGGCACGTGGTGCTACCCCGTGACCGACTGGCCGCGCATCATCGACCTCATCGGTCGCGGTCGCATGGACGTCGAGAAGGTCGTCAGCGCGACGATCGACATGGCCGACATCGTCGAGAAGGGCTTCGAGACCCTGCTGTCGCCGACCGGCGACCAGGTCAAGGTTCTCGTTCGCGCCTACTGA
- a CDS encoding zinc-dependent alcohol dehydrogenase, with product MTAPSTTMRAAVFHGRGDVRIDTVPTPVAASGQALVKVLRSGICGTDATEFKSGPIMFPIDAPHPKSGHQGPLIIGHEFVGEIVELPGGPIDGLSVGDHVASGAGVACGACQRCQQGRTNLCERYVTHGLNIDGGLAEYVAVATSTLVRIPDGCSLDAAGVAQPLAVGLHAARRSHVADGDRVVLFGAGAIGTFILAGLISLADADITVVDFAGERLDRALRLGATRVVPVDENLHHALRTVVGPNGADVVIEATGAPGQLDLCLRLVRQGGTILEVGLPSKPQELDVHKLVLSEVTIATTVAHVCGDDLAPSLDILAGTDLGDELVEAVFGLDDVPAQLARLAAGEIRGKVLFDPTRTA from the coding sequence ATGACTGCTCCATCGACCACCATGCGCGCCGCTGTCTTCCACGGTCGTGGCGACGTGCGCATCGACACCGTGCCGACCCCCGTTGCGGCGTCGGGGCAAGCGCTCGTCAAGGTGCTGCGAAGCGGCATCTGCGGCACCGACGCGACCGAGTTCAAGTCGGGCCCGATCATGTTTCCGATCGACGCGCCGCACCCCAAGAGCGGCCATCAGGGCCCGCTCATCATCGGCCACGAGTTCGTGGGTGAGATTGTCGAGCTTCCGGGCGGCCCTATTGACGGGCTATCGGTGGGCGACCATGTCGCCTCGGGCGCCGGTGTCGCGTGCGGTGCGTGCCAGCGATGCCAGCAGGGTCGCACGAACCTGTGCGAGCGCTACGTGACCCACGGGCTCAACATCGATGGAGGCCTGGCCGAGTACGTTGCGGTCGCGACGTCGACCCTCGTGCGCATTCCCGACGGATGCTCGCTCGACGCCGCGGGCGTCGCCCAGCCGCTCGCGGTCGGCCTGCATGCCGCTCGGCGGTCGCACGTCGCTGATGGCGACCGGGTCGTGCTGTTCGGAGCCGGGGCGATCGGCACGTTCATTCTCGCTGGCCTCATCTCGCTCGCCGACGCCGACATCACCGTGGTGGACTTCGCCGGAGAGCGCCTTGACCGGGCGCTGCGACTCGGAGCGACTCGGGTCGTTCCGGTCGATGAGAACCTGCACCATGCGCTGCGCACCGTCGTCGGGCCGAACGGCGCCGACGTCGTCATCGAGGCCACGGGAGCACCCGGGCAGCTCGACCTGTGTCTGCGACTCGTGCGGCAGGGCGGCACCATTCTCGAAGTGGGCTTGCCGTCGAAGCCGCAAGAGCTCGACGTGCACAAGCTCGTGCTGAGCGAGGTGACGATTGCCACGACCGTCGCGCACGTCTGCGGAGACGATCTGGCTCCGTCGCTCGACATTCTCGCGGGCACCGACCTCGGCGATGAGCTCGTCGAAGCAGTCTTCGGTCTCGACGATGTTCCTGCCCAGCTCGCTCGGCTCGCCGCCGGTGAGATTCGCGGCAAGGTGCTGTTCGACCCGACCCGCACCGCCTGA